One Salarias fasciatus chromosome 9, fSalaFa1.1, whole genome shotgun sequence DNA segment encodes these proteins:
- the LOC115394494 gene encoding uncharacterized protein LOC115394494 isoform X1 has protein sequence MAAIEHTVLLLALLWTTARGDNEKTCIFNNSCILPCHEVNNAEVIHWKQGEKTVHSYYDGQDQLAEQNLRFKSRTSLVEDQRTKRRTSLQLMRVQIQDKGEYLCYTSNVNSGPSKSFMNLQVIAPVVDVKMRKEENRIICSSEGIYPEPGLTWSTDPPSNLTLQGNAIVANTTETEDRRYNIRSFMTLSDSYEDRSYSCNISTRSNWSKVTLKQLHLRNQTHVEIPCSTSDVSLGDFSFIWSFNHSRIIVNRSLSNVSQVSDEWKQRVNVSESGHLFLQDLTPDQGGIYTCEINQAGNGLKTENEIWIAPSVLYEPSKETHRRVGLIVAVALFISSLLLYLIRVRTRRRYLNVNRKTIKQQTELLRTDSGSI, from the exons ATGGCTGCGATCGAACACACAGTGCTGCTCCTGGCTTTACTGTGGACTACTGCCAGAGGAG ATAATGAGAAAACCTGCATTTTCAACAACAGCTGCATCTTACCATGCCATGAGGTGAACAACGCTGAAGTAATTCACTGGAAACAGGGGGAGAAAACTGTCCACTCCTACTACGATGGACAAGACCAGCTGGCAGAACAGAACCTACGTTTCAAAAGCAGGACGTCCCTGGTTGAGGATCAACGCACCAAAAGAAGAACTTCGCTCCAGCTGATGAGGGTGCAGATTCAGGACAAGGGTGAATACCTGTGTTACACTAGTAATGTCAACAGTGGACCCAGCAAGTCCTTCATGAATCTCCAGGTAATAG cacCAGTGGTCGATGTCAAAAtgaggaaggaagaaaacaggATCATCTGCAGCTCTGAGGGGATTTATCCTGAGCCTGGACTCACCTGGTCCACTGATCCTCCGTCAAACCTCACCCTCCAGGGTAACGCCATTGTGGCGAACACCACAGAAACTGAAGATCGGCGTTACAACATCCGCAGCTTTATGACGCTTTCAGACAGCTATGAAGATCGGAGCTACAGCTGTAACATCAGCACTCGCAGTAACTGGAGTAAAGTCACTCTGAAGCAGCTGC ATTTGAGGAATCAGACACACGTTGAAATCCCCTGCAGCACCTCCGATGTGTCTTTGGGAGACTTCAGCTTCATCTGGAGCTTCAATCACAGTCGGATCATTGTGAACCGGAGTCTCAGCAACGTCTCCCAAGTCTCAGATGAATGGAAGCAACGTGTGAACGTATCGGAGTCAGGACACCTCTTCCTACAAGACCTCACGCCAGATCAGGGGGGGATATACACCTGTGAGATCAATCAGGCTGGAAatggactgaaaactgaaaatgagaTATGGATCGCTCCAAGTGTCCTGTACGAACCTTCGAAAGAGACTCACA ggagaGTTGGACTCATCGTTGCAGTAGCGTTGTTCATTTCTTCATTGCTATTATATTTAATCCGTGTACGAACCAGAAGAAGGTATTTAAATGTAAATCGTAAGACAatcaaacaacaaactgaatTACTAAGAACAG
- the LOC115394494 gene encoding uncharacterized protein LOC115394494 isoform X2, with product MAAIEHTVLLLALLWTTARGDNEKTCIFNNSCILPCHEVNNAEVIHWKQGEKTVHSYYDGQDQLAEQNLRFKSRTSLVEDQRTKRRTSLQLMRVQIQDKGEYLCYTSNVNSGPSKSFMNLQVIAPVVDVKMRKEENRIICSSEGIYPEPGLTWSTDPPSNLTLQGNAIVANTTETEDRRYNIRSFMTLSDSYEDRSYSCNISTRSNWSKVTLKQLHLRNQTHVEIPCSTSDVSLGDFSFIWSFNHSRIIVNRSLSNVSQVSDEWKQRVNVSESGHLFLQDLTPDQGGIYTCEINQAGNGLKTENEIWIAPSVLYEPSKETHSERNLMRL from the exons ATGGCTGCGATCGAACACACAGTGCTGCTCCTGGCTTTACTGTGGACTACTGCCAGAGGAG ATAATGAGAAAACCTGCATTTTCAACAACAGCTGCATCTTACCATGCCATGAGGTGAACAACGCTGAAGTAATTCACTGGAAACAGGGGGAGAAAACTGTCCACTCCTACTACGATGGACAAGACCAGCTGGCAGAACAGAACCTACGTTTCAAAAGCAGGACGTCCCTGGTTGAGGATCAACGCACCAAAAGAAGAACTTCGCTCCAGCTGATGAGGGTGCAGATTCAGGACAAGGGTGAATACCTGTGTTACACTAGTAATGTCAACAGTGGACCCAGCAAGTCCTTCATGAATCTCCAGGTAATAG cacCAGTGGTCGATGTCAAAAtgaggaaggaagaaaacaggATCATCTGCAGCTCTGAGGGGATTTATCCTGAGCCTGGACTCACCTGGTCCACTGATCCTCCGTCAAACCTCACCCTCCAGGGTAACGCCATTGTGGCGAACACCACAGAAACTGAAGATCGGCGTTACAACATCCGCAGCTTTATGACGCTTTCAGACAGCTATGAAGATCGGAGCTACAGCTGTAACATCAGCACTCGCAGTAACTGGAGTAAAGTCACTCTGAAGCAGCTGC ATTTGAGGAATCAGACACACGTTGAAATCCCCTGCAGCACCTCCGATGTGTCTTTGGGAGACTTCAGCTTCATCTGGAGCTTCAATCACAGTCGGATCATTGTGAACCGGAGTCTCAGCAACGTCTCCCAAGTCTCAGATGAATGGAAGCAACGTGTGAACGTATCGGAGTCAGGACACCTCTTCCTACAAGACCTCACGCCAGATCAGGGGGGGATATACACCTGTGAGATCAATCAGGCTGGAAatggactgaaaactgaaaatgagaTATGGATCGCTCCAAGTGTCCTGTACGAACCTTCGAAAGAGACTCACAGTGAGAGAAATTTGATGAGACTTTAA